The Candidatus Dormiibacterota bacterium genomic interval GTGCAACTCGGCCGGTGGCTCGAGCGGAGTATGAGCGTGGCCTCGCCGAGCGATGTGCACGTAGCCCAGGTGTTACTGCAGGACTTGCTGGCCGCGTTGGCCAGTGAGAAGTTTCCCATTGTGCAACTCACATGGTGACGACGTGCCTTCGTTGACGGAACAAGCCCGCGCAATTGAAGGGATGGCCGCGACGGTTGCCCACCTGCGCCCTCTGAGCCAGGACGAGCTTCGCGATGCACGTGAGCACCCCTATATCGTGGTCGGCAACCTGGTGCAGTGGCTGGTGAGCAACAGGGCATCCTTGGGCGACGTCGAGCTCGGGCGATTGTTCGATGAAGTGGAACGGCACGCTGCAGGCGGTACCGAGGATGTCCGTGAGCTCATTGCCGAAGGATTCGTCGAGGACCTGCAGAATACGAGCTCCGCGGACGGTATCCCCGACGATGCATGGCAGCGATTTCTCGGGCCGGAGACCGAGAGGCTGTGGCGTTTGATTCAAGATCTGTGGGCGCAACGAGTGACACCCGAGGAGTACCGGCGCCTGGTCAGGTCATGAGAATCATCGTGGTCGACCACCGAACCGGGAGCCCGCCGTGACCCTCAGGCCTGGTCGTGGACGTAGGTGCCGGGGGCGGGCTCGATCGCCGGATGGCGGCGGCTGCCCGGCTGCTCCGGCGCCGGCCGCATCGGCCCGCTCCGCGCCCGCGCCCACTCCAGCCAGTGACCCCACCAGCTGTCGCGGTTCTCGGTGGCGGCGGCGCGCCAGGCGTCCGGGTCGGGACCCGGCCTGGGACCGGTGAAGTAGCTCGCCTTGGGATTGCCGGGCGGGTTGACCAGCGCCTGGATGTGGCCGCTGTTGCTGAGCACGAAGGTGCTCTCGCCGCCGAGCAGGCTGGTGGCCCGGTAGCAGGCGCGCCAGGGGGTGATGTGGTCGGTCACCCCGGCGAGCACGTAGGCGGGCACCCTCACCGCGCCGAGGTCGATCGGCGTGCCCAGCACCTCGATCTCCCCGGGCCGGGTGAGCGCGTTGTCGACCAGGATGCGCAGGAACTGCGCGTGCAGCGCCGCCGGCAGGTTGGTGGTGTCGTTGTTCCAGGCGAGGATGTCGAACGCCGGCGGCGGGTTGCCCATCAGGTAGTTGTTGACCCAGTAGTTCCAGACCAGGTCGTTGGGACGCATCCACGCGAACACCCGCGCCATCTCCGCGCCCGAGAGCACGCCCCGGCGCTGCGACTGGCGGATCGCGGAGGCGGCGAGCCGCTCGCTCGAGAACATGCCCGCGGTCGAGGGCACGCTCATGTCGAGCATCGTCACCGGCAGGGTCACGCTGTGCACCCGCGGGTCCTTCGCCGCGGCCATGTGCGCCAGCGTGATCGCGGTGGTGATGCCGCCGGCGCAGAGCCCCATGAGGTTGACGTCCTTCGACCCGGTCACCTCGCAGGCGGTGCTGATGGCGTCGAGGCAGCCCTGCACGTAGGTGTCGAGGTCCCAGTCGCGGTGCTCCGGCCGGGGATTGCGCCAGCTGATGGCGAAGAACTGGACGCCGTTGCTCACCGCGTTCTCGATGAAGCTGCGGCCCGGCGCCAGGTCCATGATGTAGTACTTGTTGATCTGCGGCGGGATCATCACCAGCGGCCGCGCCCTCACCTCCGCGGTGGTGGGCGTGTACTGGATCACCTCGCAGACCTCGCTGCGGTACACCACCGCGCCCGGGCTGACCGCGATGTTCCTTCCCGGCACGAACGGGCTGCGGTCGACCTGCGACGGCATCCCCCGGTTGTGGCGGATGTCGTGGACCATGTTGCGGGCGCCGCGCAGCAGGCTGCGCCCCCCGGTCTCGAAGCTGCGCTTGAGCGCCGCCGGGTTGCCCGCGAGCGTGTTGGTGGGGGCGAGCGCCTCGGTGACCAGGGTGGCGGCGAAGCGCGCCCGCTCGGCGTTGCGCCAGTCCAGCCCGGCGCCGTCGACGACCCTGCCGACGGAGCGGCTCCAGGCCAGATAGCCCTGCATCGCGCGGTGGTAGGCGGGGTGCTCGGTCCAGGTGGCGTCGGTGAAGCGGCGGTCGCCCCGGGCGGGCTCGACGCCGGAGCGCCCGACGGTGACGGCGGCGAGCTCGCGGGCCAGGGACAGGCTCTCGCGGGTGAGGGTGCCGGGGTTCATGATCAGCCGGGTGGCCAGGCGGCCCAGCGCCATCACCTGCTCGCGGCGGTCGATGCCGAGGAAGGGGTTGGCTCCCAGGATGGCGTCGCTGGCGCGCTCCTCGACGGTCTCGGGCTCGGGCGGCGGGCTCGGCGGCGGCGGCGGCGTCGCGGCGGCGGGGCGCTCCCCGCTCGCCCGGTTGACGGGGGTCGCACCGGCGCGGCTGCGCCCGTTCTGGCTCCGCGCCCTGCGGCGGGTGCCGGTGCCGCCATCCATCTGGCTCTCCTCCGCGGTGGTCTGCGACCCTCCCGGCGGGCAGGGTCCGGTGCCGACCGGCACTACGATAGCGGCCCGGGGGACGCGCGATCCCCCGCCGAGGGGAGGGCCGGCCCCAGGGGACGCACATGCGCTTCGGGATCTTCTACGAGCACCAGCTGCTCCGGCCCTGGGAGGACGGCGCCGAGGAGCGGCTCCTCAACGACGCGCTCGAGCAGGTCGTGATCGCCGACCGGATCGGCATCGACCACGTCTGGGAGGTCGAGCACCACTTCCTCGAGGAGTATTCGCACTCCTCGGCGCCGGAGGTGTTCCTCGCCGCCGCCAGCCAGCGCACCACCCGGATCCGCCTCGGCCACGGGATCGTGCAGCTGCCCCCCGGCTTCAACCATCCCGCCCGGGTGGCCGAGCGCATCGCCACCCTCGACCTGATCAGCGGCGGCCGGGTCGACTTCGGCACCGGCGAGGCGGGCTCGCAGATGGAGCTGGGCGGCTTCGGCGTCGACCGCGAGCAGAAGCGCGCCCAGTGGGCCGAGGCCCTCGACGTGGTCACCCGGATGATGGTCGAGGACCCGTTCGCCGGCCACCGCGGCCGCTTCCTCTCGGTGCCGCCGCGCAACGTGGTGCCGAAGCCGAAGCAGAGGCCGCACCCGCCGCTGTGGGTGGCGTGCAGCCGGCGCGACACCATCCTCCTCGCCGCCCGCTGCGGCATCGGCGCCCTCTCCTTCTCCTTCGTCGAGCCCGAGGAGGCGAGGCGGTGGGTCGACGACTACCACGCGATCATCGCCTCCGAGGAGTGCGTGCCCGCGGGGTTCGCGGTCAACCCCAACGTCGCCGTGGTGCTGCCCTTCATGTGCCATCCGGACGAGGCCACGGCGATCGAGCGGGGCATCGACGGCGCCCACTTCTTCGGCTACTCGCTGGCCCACTACTACGTGTTCGGCGACCACCGGCCCGGGGTCACCGACGTCTGGGAGGAGTTCCAGGCCAACCGATCCCGCCGCGGCTTCACCCGCGAGATCGTCAGCGCCGGGGCGGCGCCACTGGGGATGAAGCTGCTCGAGCGCGGCCTCGGCTCGCTGCGCGGCGCGATCGGCACCCCCGCCCAGGTGCGCGAGCTGCTGGAGCGCTACCGGGCCGCCGGCGTCGACCAGGTCATCCTCGTCTCCCAGACCGGCCGCACCCGCCACGAGCACATCTGCGAGTCGCTCGA includes:
- a CDS encoding alpha/beta fold hydrolase, with the translated sequence MDGGTGTRRRARSQNGRSRAGATPVNRASGERPAAATPPPPPSPPPEPETVEERASDAILGANPFLGIDRREQVMALGRLATRLIMNPGTLTRESLSLARELAAVTVGRSGVEPARGDRRFTDATWTEHPAYHRAMQGYLAWSRSVGRVVDGAGLDWRNAERARFAATLVTEALAPTNTLAGNPAALKRSFETGGRSLLRGARNMVHDIRHNRGMPSQVDRSPFVPGRNIAVSPGAVVYRSEVCEVIQYTPTTAEVRARPLVMIPPQINKYYIMDLAPGRSFIENAVSNGVQFFAISWRNPRPEHRDWDLDTYVQGCLDAISTACEVTGSKDVNLMGLCAGGITTAITLAHMAAAKDPRVHSVTLPVTMLDMSVPSTAGMFSSERLAASAIRQSQRRGVLSGAEMARVFAWMRPNDLVWNYWVNNYLMGNPPPAFDILAWNNDTTNLPAALHAQFLRILVDNALTRPGEIEVLGTPIDLGAVRVPAYVLAGVTDHITPWRACYRATSLLGGESTFVLSNSGHIQALVNPPGNPKASYFTGPRPGPDPDAWRAAATENRDSWWGHWLEWARARSGPMRPAPEQPGSRRHPAIEPAPGTYVHDQA
- a CDS encoding LLM class flavin-dependent oxidoreductase, which codes for MRFGIFYEHQLLRPWEDGAEERLLNDALEQVVIADRIGIDHVWEVEHHFLEEYSHSSAPEVFLAAASQRTTRIRLGHGIVQLPPGFNHPARVAERIATLDLISGGRVDFGTGEAGSQMELGGFGVDREQKRAQWAEALDVVTRMMVEDPFAGHRGRFLSVPPRNVVPKPKQRPHPPLWVACSRRDTILLAARCGIGALSFSFVEPEEARRWVDDYHAIIASEECVPAGFAVNPNVAVVLPFMCHPDEATAIERGIDGAHFFGYSLAHYYVFGDHRPGVTDVWEEFQANRSRRGFTREIVSAGAAPLGMKLLERGLGSLRGAIGTPAQVRELLERYRAAGVDQVILVSQTGRTRHEHICESLELFGAEVLPHFAEQAEAEEAGKRERLGEHCERALRRRPPARPPGAVDPGGYVVSTTGEPWTHAAPSAGAGGIREALARGARSATRAALAAAVRGRSDAAVGRTVASPAGLWVLFQGMARSFRPERAGGFHGDIQYVLEDSRGGRAWYLRVEDGAARPRRGLAPVPALTFRMPAALFARIAAGEVRAERALIEGTLTVEGDLALAQRLPEMFGDVSGF